The Acidimicrobiia bacterium genome contains the following window.
GGACGGCTGCTGGAGATCAGCGCGCGCTACGTCGACGAGCCCGACCCGGGCGGCGTGCGCGCTCCCGTCGAGCTCACCCTGCCGGACGGCACGGCCGTCCGCAGTGACGCGCCCGGCGTCGACGACGCCCTGTCGCGGTTCTGCGGGCGGGACGTCGCGCTCGCGTCGGGTCCGAACGAGGGGAAGGCGCTCGAGGAGGTGTGGCCCGCGATCGACGGGCTCGCGCCCGCGGAGCTCGTCGCGGCGATGAGCGCAGGACGCCGCGAGGGCGACGACCCGGTCAGTGACATCCCGGTCGCGTCGATGGCGCCCACCGGGACGTACTTCGACCTCACCACGCTGCACGTCATGACGACGGCGACGCTCCGGGCGCTGTCGTCGCTCGAACCGACCGCGACGTTCGACGTCCGTCGCTACCGGCCGAACGTGCTCGTGGAGGTCGACGGCGCGGGCTTCGTCGAGAACGAGTGGGTCGGCGCGACCGTCGCGCTCGGCGACACGCTGCGCGCGCGTGTCGACCTCCCGACGATGCGTTGCGTCATGACGACGCTCGCGCAGGACGGTCTCCCGGCCGACCGGCGGACGTTGCAGGCGATCGCGCGCCACAACCGCCTCGAGATCACCGGGCTCGGGGCGTGGGCGTGCGCCGGCGTCTACGGGACGATCACCGAGGCAGGCGACGTCGCGGTCGGCGACCCGGTCACGGTCTACGACTCGTCCGAGTAGATCTCGTTCCACTCGCGCACGTACCAGTTCGCGACCACGCCGTTGCGCACGAACGGATCGCCCGCGACGAACTCCTCGACGGCCTCGCGCGTCGTGAACACGGCCATCGAACCCTCGTTCTGCGGGTCGCCGAAGGTCCCCACCATGAGCAGGACGCCCCGGTCGTGGAACTCGTTCAGGCGCTCGACGTGCGCGGCGAAGTGCGGCGCCGCCCTCGTCGCGACGTCGGGCGCCGACTCGTAGAACATGACGTACTTCACGACGCTCACCCCACTCGCAGACGGTCTGTCACGTCACTACGCTCACGCGCCCGGTCCGGATGGGTCCATTGCAGGGGGAGCAGATGGAAGACGTCCTCGGCTACCAGGGCAAGCAGGTCGTCGTCACCGGAGCGGCGTCCGGGATGGGACGGGCCGCCGCGGGCATCCTCGTCGACGTCGGCGCGAACGTCGTGTCGGTCGACGTGAAGCCGACGGACGCGAAGGTCGCGCTCCATCTCGAGGTCGACCTGCGTGACCGGAACGCGATCGACCGCGCGGTCGCGTCGATCGACGGCCCCGTCCACGCGGTCTTCAGCGTCGCGGGGCTGCCGGGCGCCCCGTTCTCGGACCTCGACACCGTGCTCGTGAACTTCGTCGGGGCGCGCCACCTCATCGAGTCGCTCGTACCGGTCATGCCGGAGGGATCCGCGGCCGCGTGCGTCGCGTCGAACGCGGGCCTCGGGTGGCAGCAGAACCTCGAGAACCTGCTCCCGCTGGTCAGCACACCGGACTTCGAGAGCGCCAAGGCCTACTGCGAGGCGAACCCGGGCAAGATCGCGACGGGCTACTTCCCGTCGAAGCAACTGCTCAACGCGTGGGTGGCCTGGCGTGGCGCGTCGCTCATGGCCGAGCGCGGCATCCGGCTCAACTGCACGAACCCGGGGCCCACGACGACGCCGATGATGCCCGCGTTCGAGGAGCAGAACGGCAAGGAGCTGATCGACGCGTTCATCGGGCCGTCGGGCCGGCGGTCGCTCCCCGAGGAGCAGGCGTGGCCGCTCGTGTTCCTCAACAGCCCGCGCTGCAGCTACGTCGCGGGCGAGGCGCTCCACGTCGACGGCGGGTTCCTCGGGGCGATGACGACCGGGCAGCTGCAGGTCGACATGCCGAACCTGGCCTGACTCAGCGCGACTTCGTGACGAACTTGCGGGCCTCGTTGACGTAGGACGCGCACGTCTTCTCGTCGACCGGCTGCAGCCGCACCCACTCCTTCATCGGCTTGCCGCGGTTCGCGTCGAACGCGAGGCCGGTGCCGTCCGCGATGAGCGCGGCGACACGATCGGCGGGGAGCTTCACGACGAGCTCACCGCGTGTCACGAACGCGCAGAACCCGCCGGAGGTCCGCAGCCCTGTCGAGTGCATGATCTTCCCGCGCTCGAGGCCGGGGTGCTTCGCGACGAGGCGCGCCGCGACCCGCTCGAACAGCTCGTCGACGTCGGCGTGCGCGCTGCCCATGCCCGCGACCTCCAGCTGGTCTCGCGCGTCCACGATAGGCAGGCGCCCGTCCGCGTTCCCGGTCAGCATGGGTGCGTGGAACGGATCCTGCTCGTCTCCGGCAGTCTGCGGCGGGGATCGACGAACACCGGCCTGCTCCTCGCCGCGCGCGACGTGATGCCCGACGGCTTCGCCGGCGTGCTGTACGAGGGGATGCGCACGCTCCCCCACTTCGACCCCGACGACGACGCGGAGCCGCTCGATCCCGCGGTCGCCGGGCTCCGCGGCGCGATCGCCGACGCGCGCGCCGTGGTGCTCTCGACGCCCGAGTACGCGGGCGGGCTGCCGGGCTCGTTCAAGAACCTCCTCGACTGGACGATCGGCGGCCACGAGATCTTCGGCAAGCCCGTCGCGTGGTGGAACGCGTCGACGTCGCCGACGGGCGCGGCGAGCGCCATGCGTCGCTGCGAACGGTGCTCGGGTACGCGGGCTGCGACGTCGTCGAAGAGGCGTGCGCGGACATCCCGGTCCGCCGCGACGTCGTGACGGACGCGGGCGTCGCCGACGACGACGCGGTTCGTGCCGCGGCCCGCGTCGCGCTCACGGCGCTGGTCGCGCATCTGCGCGCGCTCGACCGAACGGTGTCCGGCCCCGGGGCTTGAACACGGAGAGCGCCGTCGCGACGGTCAGGACGACGCAGTGCGCGATCACCGGTCCGTACATCGCGCGACCGGCCGACCCGCCCGTGAGCGCGTCGTGCGCGCCGGCGCGGACGAGCGTCGCGTCCGTCACCACGACGACGACCACGATCGCGATCTTCGCGACGACCCACCAATGACGGACGAGGCCCCAGATCGTCCCCACCGACAGCACCGCGCCGTCGACGAGCGTCACGACACCGAGCGGGATCGTGAGCCAGACCGACGTCTCGATCGTGCGGTAGAGCGCGGATGCGAGCCGCGCGTCGCCCGTCGTCCCCGCGACGATCAGCGCGAACGCGACGAACCCGGCTGCGCCGAACCAGCCCACCGCGGTGAGGACGTGCACGGTGAGCGCGAGCTTGTGCGCGCGCCCGCGGAGCCGGACCCGGCCCGTTCCCTGAAGCGTCACGGTCGCCTGGCGTCCGCCACGCTTCACGGAGACCTCGGGGGTCGACGGGGCGCTCACAGCGCCCCGATCGACTCGAGGACGGGCAGACGTGCCGCGCGCCGCGCCGGACGGACCGCAGCGAGCACGCCCGCGACCGCGCCCAGCACCGCGACGACAGCCAGCTGCACGACGGGGAGCGAGAACGTCCCCGCGCCGGACACGACGGCGAACACCCAGCCGAGGAACCCGCCGAGCAGCAGGCCGAGGACCGTGCCGAACGTCGACGTGATGAGCGACTCGAACCGCAGCACGGACCGGAGCTGCGCGCGCGTCTGGCCGACGGCACGCAGCAGCCCGAGCTCGCGGCGGCGCTCGTACACGGCGAGCGAGAGCGTGTTCGCGATGCCGAGCAACGCGATCAGCACCGCGAGCGCGAGCATCACGTACACGATGCCGAGCATCGTGTTCAGTCCCGCGCTCGACGAGCTGGCGTACTGCGACAGGTCCTGGACGGTCGCGCCGTTGTGCGTCGCGACGGGATCCAGGGCGCGCTTCGCGGCCGCGAACGACACGCCCGGCCGCGTCGACACGAACACGACGGTGTCGGTCGGCTGCGCCGTGTGCCGCGCCCACAGCGAGCTCGGCACGAGCACGTCGTCGAGCAGATCGGCGTGGTCGTAGACGGCGCGAACGGTCGCCTGCTCGCGCGCGCCACCGCCGAACGTCAGCTCGACGCGTGATCCGACGTGCCACCCGTGCGCCGACGCCTCGGACCGCGAGACCGCGATCCCGTCCGGGCTGACCCGCGGCACCGAGCCCGCGACGGTGTCGAACCGCATGACGCGACCGATCTGGGTCGTGTCAGCCACAGACGCGGTCGTCGTCTTCCCGTCGAGGAGGAACGTCGCCTCGCCGAGCCCGACGGCACGCGTCACGACGGGTGACCGCGCGACGTCCGTGGCGACGGACGGGCTGAGTCGCCCGCCGCCGAACGACGGGCTGCTCAGGACGAGGTCCGCGCGCAGGCCCGTCTGCACCTGCTGGTCGAGCGTCGCCTTCAGCGACGCGACGAACAGCGTGAAGAGCGACACGACCGCGACGCCGACGACGAGCGCGGTCACGGTCGCGGTCGTCCGTCGTGGGTTGCGCCGCGCGTTCTGCTCCGCGAACGACGCGGACGTCGGGCGGAGGCGGCCGAGCACCGCGCCGATCGCGTGCGACACCGGGCCGAGCGCGACGGGCGCGAGCATCAACGACCCGACGACCAGCACGAGCGCGGCGGGGCCGGCAAGCGTGATGCTGCCGCCGAGCGCGCCCGCGACCGCGCCGGCGACGCCAGCGGCCGCGAGCGCGCCACCCGCGATGGTCCGGCCCCCGCCGATGCCGGGTGCCTCGGCGCTCGACTCGGCGAGCGCCGCGACGGGCGCGACGCTCGACGCACGACGCGCGGGCAGCTGCGACGCGAGGAGCGTGGCGAGGACGCCGGCGACGAACGCGATGGCGAGCGACGACGTGCGGACGGCGAGCCCGCCGGCGGGGAGTGCGAAGCCAAACGCGTCGAACATCCCCTTGAGGAGCCCGGCGACGCCCAGTCCGGCGACGAGACCGACGAGCGCCGACACGCCGCCGATCGCGAGCGCCTCGAACGTCACGATCGCCCGGACCTGCCGCCGCGACGCACCGACCGCGCGCATCAGCGCGAGCTCGCGCGTCCGCTGCGCGACCGTGATCGAGAACGTGTTGTTGATGCTCAGCGCCGCGACCACGAGCGCGATCGCGGCGAACACCACGAGGAACGCGCGGAGCATGTCGAGGAACGCGCTCGACACGCGGTCGATCCGCTCGTTCGTGAGCTGCTGGCCCGTGATCGCCTGCACGCCCCTCGGGAGGACCCGGCTGACACGGGCGCGCAGCGTCGTGGCGGAGACGCCGCGGTCGGCGCGCACGACGATCGACGACACGCGACCGGGCTGGTGCGTGACGTTCGTCTGCGCGGACGGGAGCGTGAACGCCGTGAACGTGGCCTGGCCGAAGCCGTCGGCGTCACCGAAGGTCGCGATGCCGACGATGCGCACGGTGATCGGCTCCGGCGTCTGCACGGTCGCGGTGTCGCCGACGTGGAGGTCGCCGGACTTCGCGGCGCCGCGGTTGATCACGACCTCGTCGGGTGCGGCGGGCGCGCGGCCCTGCACGAGCCGGTACGGGTTGAGCACGGGATCGGTGATCCAGCTCCCGGCCATGCGGGGCGGGCCGTTGCCGCCGACCGCGGATCCGTCACGGCCGATCAGGAGCCCGTACCCGGCGACCTGGCCCTGCGCGTCCGCGACGCCGGGTACGGCGCGCACGCGCGCGACGAGCGCTTCGTCCACGAGACCGCGGTCGGCGTCGAACTGACGATCGGACTGCACGGCCGTCGCGTTCCGCACGACGACGCTCGTCCCCGCGGACGTCTCCGCGAAGAGGCGATCGAAGTTCGTCTTCAGCGTGTCGCCGAGCACGAGCGTGCCGGTGAGGAACGCGACGCCGATCGTCACCGCGACGCAGATGCCGAGCACGCGCCGGCGGCGGTGCCACACGGAGCGCAGGCTGGTCTTCAGCATTCTCAGGCCCCCAGCTCGTGCGCGCGGTCGAACGCGCGCATGCGGTCGAACACACGCTGAGTCGTCGGCGCGTCCATCCGGTCGACGACGCGACCGTCGGCGAGGAACACGACCGCGTCCGCGAACGACGCCGCGATCGCGTCGTGCGTGACCATGACGACGGTCTGGTCGAAGTCGTCGACCGCGCGGCGCAGGAAGCCCAGCACCTCCGCGCCGGCCCGCGAGTCGAGGTTCCCGGTCGGCTCGTCGGCGAAGACGATCTCGGGTCGCGTGACGAGCGCGCGGGCCACCGCGACCCGCTGCTGCTGTCCGCCCGACAGCTCGCTCGGACGGTGGTGCAGCCGGTCGCGCAGACCGACCGTCTCGACGACGGTGTCGAGCCACGCGCGATCGGGACGAGCGCCACCGAGTGTGAACGGCAGGACGACGTTCTCGATCGCCGTCATCGTCGGGACGAGGTTGAACGCCTGGAACACGAAGCCGATCCGCGTGCGGCGCAGGACGGTCAGCTCGCGGTCGGACAGCTCGGCGAGGTCCTGCTCGTCGACGAGCACGCGGCCCGACGTCACGACGTCGAGGCCGGCCATGCAGTGCAGGAGCGTCGACTTGCCCGACCCGGACGGGCCCATGACGGCGGTGAGCCGGCCGCGTGGGATGTCGAGCGTGACGTCGTCGAGCGCGCGCACCGCGGCGTCGCCGGTCCCGTAGATCTTCGTGGCGTGCTCGGCCCGGGCGGCAGGTGCGGCGAGGAGCGTGCCGGTCGTCGTGCCGGTCGTCGAGGTGGTCGTCATCGTCGGTGGACCTCCGTTCGAGGGGACGTGTCCATCGTGCGGAACGTCCTCGCCGGCGTCGTCGCCCGCCCGTCGGAACCTGCGGTACGCGCCGCGCGGTAGACGCGGGCCGTCGTCCGGGCGCGCGTACGTCGCTCGACGTACGCGCCGATCCGCCGGGCGGCGGATGGCCCCCGCGCCCGCGGTCCCTACGCTGGACGGGTGATGCCAGCGTTCACGGCTGAGCGCCCGCCGAGGAGCGCGCGGGCCCGGACGATCGCGATCGAGGTCGCGCTCGTGGCGGGCAGCGCGCTCGTCGAGCTGGGCGCGACCGCGGTCGCGGCGGGCCACCAGAGCCGCGGCGATCTCGGCGCGGCCGGGATCGCGCTGCTCGCGGCCGGGATCGCGGTGCTGCCGCTGCGGCGGCGCTTCCCGATCGGCGTGCTCGCCGCCACGCTGGCGACGACGCTCGCGTACTGGTCGCTCGGCTACCCGCGCGGGCCGATCTTCGTCGCGCTCGTCGTCGCGTTCGGCTACGTGGTGCTGCGCGGGTTGCGCGCCGCCGCGGTGACCTCGCTCGTGATCGGGTTCCTCACGTTCCCGTGGCTCGGGTACCTCATCGGGCGCGGCAAGGCGCCGCAGTTGCACGTCGTCGGCGCGCTCGCGGCGTGGCTGCTCGTGCTGCTCACGGTCGCGGAGCTGATCCGGAGCCGCCGGGAGCGGGCACGAGAGGCGGAGCGCTCACGGGTCGAGAGCGCGCAGCGGCGTGCGAGCGAGGAGCGGCTGCGGATCGCGCAGGAGCTACACGACGTCGTCGCGCACAGCATGTCGCTCATCAACCTGCGGGCCGGGATCGCGCTCCACCTCATGGATCAGGACCCGCAGCAGGCGCGCGCCGCGCTGACGACGATCAAGGACGTCAGCAAGGTCGGGCTCGTCGAGCTCCGGTCGATCCTCGGCGTGCTGCGACAGGCCGGCGGTCCGGACGACGGCGCGCCCCGGATGCCGACGCCGTCGCTCGACCAGCTCGACGTGCTCGTCGACCGGGCGCGCACGAGCGGTGTGCGCGTCCGGCTCGACGCGGACCCCGACCTGGGCGCGCTGCCGAGCAACGTCGACCTCGCCGCGTACCGGATCGTGCAGGAGTCGTTGACGAACGTCGCGCGTCACGGCGAGCGGCCCGAGGCGGACGTGCGTCTGCACCGTGACGGCGACGCGCTGGAGATCCGCATCGTGAACGCGGGGTCGCGACAACGGATGACGCGTCACGCGACGGACGGCGGCTCCGGGATCGTCGGCATGCGGGAGCGGGCGGCGTCGGTCGGCGGGGTGCTGGACGCCGGGCCGCGCGCCGACGGCACGTTCGAGGTGCGGGCGCGACTCCCCGTCACGCCGGGATCGTGATCCGCGTCCTGCTCGCCGACGACCAGGGCCTCGTGCGCGCGGGGTTGCGCGCGCTGCTCGACGCGGAGGA
Protein-coding sequences here:
- a CDS encoding MOSC N-terminal beta barrel domain-containing protein; this translates as GRAVPRLRARLGFVPLFMAPSGRAVPRLRARLGFVRAFVAARSTASGTVAAVAAGRGVVAALFRFPVKSMLGERLDRVSAGERGFAGDRAYAVVDRSDGRVASAKHPRKWGRLLEISARYVDEPDPGGVRAPVELTLPDGTAVRSDAPGVDDALSRFCGRDVALASGPNEGKALEEVWPAIDGLAPAELVAAMSAGRREGDDPVSDIPVASMAPTGTYFDLTTLHVMTTATLRALSSLEPTATFDVRRYRPNVLVEVDGAGFVENEWVGATVALGDTLRARVDLPTMRCVMTTLAQDGLPADRRTLQAIARHNRLEITGLGAWACAGVYGTITEAGDVAVGDPVTVYDSSE
- a CDS encoding FtsX-like permease family protein, with the translated sequence MLKTSLRSVWHRRRRVLGICVAVTIGVAFLTGTLVLGDTLKTNFDRLFAETSAGTSVVVRNATAVQSDRQFDADRGLVDEALVARVRAVPGVADAQGQVAGYGLLIGRDGSAVGGNGPPRMAGSWITDPVLNPYRLVQGRAPAAPDEVVINRGAAKSGDLHVGDTATVQTPEPITVRIVGIATFGDADGFGQATFTAFTLPSAQTNVTHQPGRVSSIVVRADRGVSATTLRARVSRVLPRGVQAITGQQLTNERIDRVSSAFLDMLRAFLVVFAAIALVVAALSINNTFSITVAQRTRELALMRAVGASRRQVRAIVTFEALAIGGVSALVGLVAGLGVAGLLKGMFDAFGFALPAGGLAVRTSSLAIAFVAGVLATLLASQLPARRASSVAPVAALAESSAEAPGIGGGRTIAGGALAAAGVAGAVAGALGGSITLAGPAALVLVVGSLMLAPVALGPVSHAIGAVLGRLRPTSASFAEQNARRNPRRTTATVTALVVGVAVVSLFTLFVASLKATLDQQVQTGLRADLVLSSPSFGGGRLSPSVATDVARSPVVTRAVGLGEATFLLDGKTTTASVADTTQIGRVMRFDTVAGSVPRVSPDGIAVSRSEASAHGWHVGSRVELTFGGGAREQATVRAVYDHADLLDDVLVPSSLWARHTAQPTDTVVFVSTRPGVSFAAAKRALDPVATHNGATVQDLSQYASSSSAGLNTMLGIVYVMLALAVLIALLGIANTLSLAVYERRRELGLLRAVGQTRAQLRSVLRFESLITSTFGTVLGLLLGGFLGWVFAVVSGAGTFSLPVVQLAVVAVLGAVAGVLAAVRPARRAARLPVLESIGAL
- a CDS encoding NADPH-dependent FMN reductase, encoding MERILLVSGSLRRGSTNTGLLLAARDVMPDGFAGVLYEGMRTLPHFDPDDDAEPLDPAVAGLRGAIADARAVVLSTPEYAGGLPGSFKNLLDWTIGGHEIFGKPVAWWNASTSPTGAASAMRRCERCSGTRAATSSKRRARTSRSAATS
- a CDS encoding coniferyl-alcohol dehydrogenase; this encodes MEDVLGYQGKQVVVTGAASGMGRAAAGILVDVGANVVSVDVKPTDAKVALHLEVDLRDRNAIDRAVASIDGPVHAVFSVAGLPGAPFSDLDTVLVNFVGARHLIESLVPVMPEGSAAACVASNAGLGWQQNLENLLPLVSTPDFESAKAYCEANPGKIATGYFPSKQLLNAWVAWRGASLMAERGIRLNCTNPGPTTTPMMPAFEEQNGKELIDAFIGPSGRRSLPEEQAWPLVFLNSPRCSYVAGEALHVDGGFLGAMTTGQLQVDMPNLA
- a CDS encoding ABC transporter ATP-binding protein yields the protein MTTTSTTGTTTGTLLAAPAARAEHATKIYGTGDAAVRALDDVTLDIPRGRLTAVMGPSGSGKSTLLHCMAGLDVVTSGRVLVDEQDLAELSDRELTVLRRTRIGFVFQAFNLVPTMTAIENVVLPFTLGGARPDRAWLDTVVETVGLRDRLHHRPSELSGGQQQRVAVARALVTRPEIVFADEPTGNLDSRAGAEVLGFLRRAVDDFDQTVVMVTHDAIAASFADAVVFLADGRVVDRMDAPTTQRVFDRMRAFDRAHELGA
- a CDS encoding DUF2269 domain-containing protein produces the protein MKRGGRQATVTLQGTGRVRLRGRAHKLALTVHVLTAVGWFGAAGFVAFALIVAGTTGDARLASALYRTIETSVWLTIPLGVVTLVDGAVLSVGTIWGLVRHWWVVAKIAIVVVVVVTDATLVRAGAHDALTGGSAGRAMYGPVIAHCVVLTVATALSVFKPRGRTPFGRARADARPAP
- a CDS encoding YciI family protein, whose amino-acid sequence is MKYVMFYESAPDVATRAAPHFAAHVERLNEFHDRGVLLMVGTFGDPQNEGSMAVFTTREAVEEFVAGDPFVRNGVVANWYVREWNEIYSDES
- a CDS encoding histidine kinase — its product is MPAFTAERPPRSARARTIAIEVALVAGSALVELGATAVAAGHQSRGDLGAAGIALLAAGIAVLPLRRRFPIGVLAATLATTLAYWSLGYPRGPIFVALVVAFGYVVLRGLRAAAVTSLVIGFLTFPWLGYLIGRGKAPQLHVVGALAAWLLVLLTVAELIRSRRERAREAERSRVESAQRRASEERLRIAQELHDVVAHSMSLINLRAGIALHLMDQDPQQARAALTTIKDVSKVGLVELRSILGVLRQAGGPDDGAPRMPTPSLDQLDVLVDRARTSGVRVRLDADPDLGALPSNVDLAAYRIVQESLTNVARHGERPEADVRLHRDGDALEIRIVNAGSRQRMTRHATDGGSGIVGMRERAASVGGVLDAGPRADGTFEVRARLPVTPGS